A single window of Amyelois transitella isolate CPQ chromosome 17, ilAmyTran1.1, whole genome shotgun sequence DNA harbors:
- the LOC106129854 gene encoding tigger transposable element-derived protein 6-like, translated as MSKRKYKTLSVSEKLKLLSDYDCGKSRDELCRENNIPKSTLCRIIQNNEKIRSQCIDGKGKLKRIRAAEYPELEKCLCTWIKQVRNNNIPISGPMIKEKAEEFAKKLHFDNFSGSNGWLEGFKKRNDITFKNVCGESNSVDNNECNEWIKNLPALLHDYSPDDVFNADEAGLFYKCLPDKTFTFKGQPCHGGKLSKDRVTVLVSANMSGTEKLPLLLIGKSKSPRCFKGIKMLPVNYKNNKKAWMTSELFSDWLKKVNADMRAQKRKIIMFVDNCTAHNNMPKLDYVTLLYLPANTTSKLQPMDQGIINNFKVYYRKEVVQYVLKSIEEDKSPEINILQAMRFARKAWFSVSKTTISNCFKKAGFKVTNVSEPESLQEEPEICETFPEWDKLFTECRNEQQATFQDFVSMDNNVLISEELNDDDIVAMYSSLDTEEEEEEEDCEETPVKISKCEAMEALETLHKYFEMSNVDDSNIFDRIYYIEKQVSATSNQVQTTITDYFKS; from the coding sequence ATGTCTAAACGTAAATATAAAACGTTATCAGtatctgaaaaattaaaacttctatCAGATTATGATTGTGGAAAGTCGCGTGATGAACTGTGTAGGGAGAATAACATACCAAAGTCAACCCTGTgtagaattattcaaaataacgAGAAAATTCGGTCTCAGTGTATTGATGGAAAAGGAAAACTCAAACGAATACGAGCCGCAGAGTATCCTGAACTTGAAAAGTGTCTCTGTACATGGATAAAGCAGGTACGGAATAATAACATTCCAATAAGCGGACCAATGATTAAAGagaaagctgaagaatttgcaaaaaagctccattttgataatttttctgGCAGTAATGGGTGGTTGGAAGGATTTAAGAAAAGAAACGATATCACATTCAAAAATGTTTGTGGCGAGAGCAATTCTGTGGACAATAACGAATGTAATGAGTGGATTAAAAACCTTCCAGCTTTATTACACGATTATTCCCCCGATGACGTATTCAACGCCGATGAAGCGGGCTTATTCTACAAGTGTCTTCCGGATAAAACATTTACGTTCAAAGGTCAGCCTTGCCATGGTGGTAAATTGAGTAAAGATCGGGTCACAGTACTTGTAAGTGCAAATATGTCTGGGACTGAAAAACTGCCACTTCTTTTAATTGGAAAATCTAAGAGCCCAAGATGCTTCAAGGGTATTAAAATGTTGcctgttaattataaaaacaataaaaaggcCTGGATGACTTCTGAATTATTTTCAGATTGGTTAAAAAAAGTGAACGCCGATATGAGGGCCCAAAAACGAAAGATCATTATGTTTGTTGACAACTGCACAGCTCACAACAATATGCCCAAATTAGACTATGTTACATTATTGTACTTACCCGCCAATACCACAAGTAAATTACAGCCCATGGATCAGGGTATTATCAACAACTTTAAGGTTTACTACAGGAAGGAAGTTGTTCAGTATGTTCTTAAATCTATAGAAGAGGATAAAAGCCCAGAAATTAACATCCTCCAGGCCATGAGATTTGCGAGAAAAGCTTGGTTTTCTGTTAGCAAAACTACAATTAGTAATTGCTTCAAAAAAGCTGGATTCAAAGTCACGAATGTATCTGAACCTGAGAGCCTACAAGAGGAGCCAGAGATCTGTGAAACTTTTCCAGAATgggataaattatttactgaaTGTAGGAATGAGCAACAGGCGACTTTTCAGGATTTCGTTTCTATGGATAATAATGTACTCATTTCAGAGGAGCTCAATGATGATGACATAGTTGCTATGTATTCTTCTTTGGAcacagaagaagaagaagaggaaGAAGACTGTGAAGAGACTCCAGTGAAAATTTCAAAGTGTGAGGCAATGGAAGCTTTAGAAACTTTACACAAGTATTTCGAAATGTCAAATGTTGATGattctaatatttttgatcGAATTTATTATATCGAGAAACAGGTTTCAGCAACTAGCAATCAAGTACAAACAACCATTACCGATTACTTTAAGTCATAA